In one window of Rhinopithecus roxellana isolate Shanxi Qingling chromosome 15, ASM756505v1, whole genome shotgun sequence DNA:
- the PCNX3 gene encoding pecanex-like protein 3 isoform X8 → MGSQVLQILRQGVWASLTGGWFFDPHQSTFSNCFHLYVWIFLLIFPFLLYMVLPPSLMVAGVYCLVVAVIFAAIKTVNYRLHAMFDQGEIVEKRSSTMGELEEEPAQGDSNPPRDPGVEMTVFRKVSSTPPVRCSSQHSVFGFNQVSELLPRMEDSGPLRDIKELVREQGSNNVIVTSADREMLKLSSQEKLIGDLPQTPPGAVPDPSLPSTDSSEPSPLAGDGAPWSGSSMADTPMSPLLKGSLSQELSKSFLTLTRPDRALVRTSSRREQRRGAGGYQPLDRRGSGEPTPQKAGSSDSCFSGTDRETLSSFKSEKTNSTHLDSPPGGPAPEGSDTDPPSEAELPASPDAGVPSDDTLRSFDTVIGAGTPPGLAEPLLVVRPKDLALLRPSKQQPPLRRHSPPGRAPRRPLLEGGAFFEDEDTSEGSELSPASSLRSQRRYSTDSSSSTSCYSPESSRGAAGGPRKRRAPHGAEEGTAVPPKRPYGTQRTPSTASAKTHARVLSMDGAGGDVLRPPLAGSKAELEAQVGVEQAAGEPAVLPAEARRGPAANQPGWRGELQEEGAVGGAAEETGRRDRSSSVRRTQAIRRRHNAGSNPTPPASVMGSPPSSLQEAQRGRAASHSRALTLPSALHFASSLLLTRAGANVHEACTFDDTSEGAVHYFYDESGVRRSYTFGLAGGGYENPVGQQGEQATNGVWDRHSHSSSFHSADVPEATGGLNLLQPRPVVLQGMQDSLHESQEQTLMEEAPPRAQHSYKYWLLPGRWTSVRYERLALLALLDRTRGVLENIFGVGLSSLVAFLGYLLLLKGFFTDIWVFQFCLVIASCQYSLLKSVQPDAASPMHGHNWVIAYSRPVYFCICCLLIWLLDALGSAQPFPPVSLYGLTLFSASFFFCARDVATVFTLCFPFVFLLGLLPQVNTCLMYLLEQIDMHGFGGTAATSPLTAVFSLSRSLLAAALLYGFCLGAIKTPWPEQHVPVLFSVFCGLLVALSYHLSRQSSDPTVLWSLIRSKLFPELEERSLETARAEPPDPLPDKMRQSVREVLHSDLVMCVVIVVLTFAISASTVFIALKSVLGFVLYALAGAVGFFTHYLLPQLRKQLPWFCLSQPVLKPLEYSQYEVRGAAQVMWFEKLYAGLQCVEKYLIYPAVVLNALTVDAHTVVSHPDKYCLYCRALLMTVAGLKLLRSAFCCPPQQYLTLAFTVLLFHFDYPRLSQGFLLDYFLMSLLCSKLWDLLYKLRFVLTYIAPWQITWGSAFHAFAQPFAVPHSAMLFVQALLSGLFSTPLNPLLGSAVFIMSYARPLKFWERDYNTKRVDHSNTRLVTQLDRNPGADDNNLNSIFYEHLARSLQHTLCGDLALGRWGNYGPGDCFVLASDYLNALVHLIEVGNGLVTFQLRGLEFRGTYCQQREVEAITEGVEEDEGCCCCEPGHLPRVLSFNAAFGQRWLAWEVTASKYVLEGYSISDNNAASMLQVFDLRKILITYYVKSIIYYVSRSPKLEAWLSHEGIAAALRPVRAPGYADSDPTFSLSVDEDYDLRLSGLSLPSFCAVHLEWIQYCASRRSQPVDQDWNSPLVTLCFGLCVLGRRALGTASHSMSASLEPFLYGLHALFKGDFRITSPRDEWVFADMDLLHRVVAPGVRMALKLHQDHFTSPDEYEEPAALYDAIAANEERLVISHEGDPAWRSAILSNTPSLLALRHVLDDASDEYKIIMLNRRHLSFRVIKVNRECVRGLWAGQQQELVFLRNRNPERGSIQNAKQALRNMINSSCDQPLGYPIYVSPLTTSLAGSHPQLRALWGGPISLGAIARWLLRSWERLHKGCGAGCNSGGNVDDSDCSGGGGLTSLSNNPPMAHPTPENTAGNGDQPLPPGPGWGPRPSLSGSGDGRPPPLLQWPPPRLPGPPPASPTPTEGPRTSRPPGPGLLSSEGPSGKWSLGGRKGLGGSDGEPASGSPKGGTPKSQAPLDLSLSLSLSPDVSTEASPPRAAQDIPCLDSSAPESGTPMGVPGDWPAPVEERESPAAQPLLEHQY, encoded by the exons ATGGGGTCGCAGGTGTTGCAGATCCTGCGCCAGGGGGTGTGGGCCTCGCTCACCGGCGGTTGGTTCTTCGACCCGCACCAGAGCACCTTCTCCAACTGCTTTCACCTCTATGTTTGGATCTTCCTGCTCATCTTTCCCTTCTTGCTGTACATG GTCTTGCCTCCCAGCTTGATGGTGGCCGGCGTGTACTGCCTTGTGGTGGCTGTCATCTTTGCTGCTATCAAGACCGTCAACTATCGGCTGCATGCCATGTTTGACCAGGGCGAGATCGTGGAGAAGCGCAGCTCTACCATGGGGGAGCTGGAGGAAGAGCCTGCCCAGGGGGACAGCAATCCACCCAG GGACCCCGGAGTGGAGATGACAGTGTTCCGGAAAGTCAGTTCCACACCCCCAGTGCGCTGCAGCTCCCAGCACTCTGTGTTTGGCTTCAACCAGGTCTCG GAGCTGCTGCCCCGAATGGAGGACTCTGGGCCCCTCAGAG ACATCAAGGAGCTGGTGCGGGAGCAGGGCAGCAACAATGTGATCGTGACCTCTGCCGACCGGGAGATGCTGAAGCTCAGCTCGCAGGAGAAACTGA TTGGAGACCTTCCCCAGACGCCTCCAGGGGCTGTCCCAGACCCCTCTCTTCCCAGTACAGACTCTTCAGAGCCTTCTCCCCTGGCTGGAGATGGAGCGCCCTGGAGCGGGAGCAGCATGGCTGACACTCCCATGAGCCCCCTCCTGAAGGGGAGCCTCAGCCAGGAGCTGAGCAAGAGCTTCCTGACCCTGACCCGGCCTGACCGGGCCCTGGTGAGGACCAGCAGTCGACGGGAGCAACGCAGGGGGGCAGGTGGCTATCAGCCCCTTGACCGGCGGGGCTCAGGGGAGCCCACGCCCCAGAAAGCGGGCTCCTCAGACTCTTGCTTCAGCGGTACTGATAGGGAGACATTGAGCAGCTTCAAGAGTGAGAAGACCAACTCCACCCATCTGGACAGCCCCCCAGGGGGGCCAGCCCCTGAGGGCAGCGACACAGACCCACCCTCTGAGGCTGAGCTGCCCGCCTCGCCAGACGCAGGGGTCCCCTCAGATGACACGCTGCGTTCCTTTGACACGGTCATTGGAGCAGGGACACCACCGGGCCTGGCTGAGCCGCTCCTGGTTGTGCGGCCCAAGGACTTGGCCCTGCTACGGCCTAGCAAACAGCAGCCACCCCTGCGAAGACACTCTCCACCTGGCCGGGCCCCTCGACGGCCCCTgcttgaaggtggggccttcTTTGAGGATGAAGACACCAGCGAGGGCAGTGAACTGAGTCCAGCCTCCAGTCTCCGATCGCAGCGCCGCTACAGTACTGACAGCTCCTCTTCTACTTCCTGCTACTCCCCTGAGAGCTCCCGGGGTGCAGCAGGGGGACCCCGGAAGCGGAGGGCCCCCCATGGGGCTGAGGAGGGAACTGCTGTGCCCCCCAAGCGGCCATATGGGACCCAGCGGACACCTAGTACCGCCAGCGCTAAAACACATGCCCGAGTGCTGAGCATGGATGGGGCTGGGGGTGATGTTCTGAGGCCCCCACTGGCTGGCTCCAAGGCTGAGCTGGAGGCCCAGGTTGGGGTGGAGCAGGCTGCTGGTGAGCCTGCTGTGCTGCCTGCTGAGGCCCGAAGGGGACCTGCTGCCAACCAGCCCGGCTGGCGGGGGGAGCTGCAGGAGGAAGGTGCCGTGGGGGGAG CAGCTGAGGAGACTGGCAGGCGGGACCGCTCAAGCAGTGTGAGGCGGACCCAGGCCATTCGGAGACGCCACAATGCAGGCAGCAACCCCACCCCTCCAGCCTCTGTCATGGGCTCGCCTCCCAG CAGCCTGCAGGAGGCTCAGCGGGGCCGGGCTGCCTCTCACTCCCGGGCGCTGACTCTGCCCTCTGCGCTGCATTTCGCCTCTTCACTGTTGCTCACCCGGGCCGGTGCCAATGTGCATGAGGCCTGCACCTTTGATGACACCTCTGAGGGTGCTGTGCACTATTTCTACGATGAGAGCG GTGTGCGGCGCTCCTACACCTTTGGTCTGGCTGGAGGCGGCTACGAGAACCCTGTAGGGCAGCAAGGGGAGCAGGCAACTAATGGAGTCTG GGACCGACACTCACATTCCTCCAGCTTCCACTCAGCTGATGTCCCTGAGGCCACAGGTGGCCTGAACTTGCTGCAGCCGAGGCCTGTGGTTCTGCAGGGCATGCAG GACTCCCTGCACGAATCCCAGGAGCAGACGCTGATGGAGGAAGCGCCACCCCGGGCCCAGCATAGCTATAAGTACTGGCTTCTCCCTGGCCGCTGGACCTCTGTGCGCTACGAGCGGCTTGCCTTGCTGGCTCTGCTGGACCG GACGCGAGGAGTGCTGGAGAACATCTTCGGCGTGGGCCTGAGCAGCCTTGTGGCCTTCCTGGGCTACCTGCTGCTGCTCAAGGGCTTCTTCACCGACATCTGGGTCTTCCAGTTCTGCCTGGTCATCGCCTCCTGCCAGTACTCCCTACTGAAG AGCGTCCAGCCTGATGCGGCGTCCCCCATGCAC GGCCACAACTGGGTGATCGCGTACAGCCGGCCTGTCTACTTCTGCATCTGCTGTCTGCTCATCTGGCTGCTGGACGCCCTGGGCTCAGCTCAGCCCTTCCCACCTGTCTCCCTCTATGGCCTCACGCTTTTCTCCGCCTCCTTCTTCTTCTGTGCCCGAGACGTGGCCACtg TGTTCACCCTGTGCTTCCCCTTCgtcttcctcctgggcctcctgccCCAGGTCAACACCTGCCTCATGTACCTGCTGGAGCAAATAGATATGCATGGCTTCGGGGGCACAG CCGCCACCAGCCCGCTCACGGCAGTCTTCAGCCTCTCCCGCAGCCTGCTGGCCGCTGCCCTGCTCTACGGCTTCTGCCTTGGGGCCATCAAG ACTCCGTGGCCAGAGCAGCACGTCCCTGTCCTCTTCTCAGTCTTCTGTGGCCTCCTGGTGGCGCTGTCCTACCACCTGAGCCGGCAGAGCAGCGACCCCACCGTGCTCTG GTCTCTGATCCGGAGCAAGCTCTTCCCTGAGCTGGAGGAGCGCAGCTTGGAGACAGCCCGGGCCGAGCCCCCGGACCCCTTGCCGGACAAGATGCGCCAGTCAGTG CGTGAGGTCTTGCACTCCGACCTGGTGATGTGTGTGGTTATCGTCGTGCTCACCTTCGCCATCAGTGCCAGCACCGTCTTTATTGCCCTGAAG TCGGTGCTGGGTTTCGTGTTGTACGCACTGGCTGGGGCCGTGGGCTTCTTCACACATTACTTGCTGCCACAACTCCGCAAACAGCTGCCCTGGTTCTGCCTGTCACAGCCTGTGCTGAAGCCGCTGGAGTACAGCCAGTATGAAGTGCGTG GTGCTGCCCAGGTGATGTGGTTTGAGAAGCTGTATGCTGGCCTGCAGTGCGTAGAGAAGTACCTCATCTACCCAGCCGTGGTGCTCAACGCCCTCACGGTGGATGCCCACACAGTCGTCAGCCACCCGGACAAGTACTGCCTCTA CTGCCGGGCGCTGCTGATGACCGTGGCTGGGCTGAAGCTGCTGCGCTCAGCCTTCTGCTGCCCTCCGCAGCAGTACCTGACGTTGGCCTTCACTGTCCTGCTCTTCCACTTCGACTACCCGCGCCTCTCCCAGGGCTTTCTGCTTGACTACTTCCTCATGTCCCTGCTTTGCAGCAAG CTGTGGGACCTGCTGTACAAGCTGCGTTTCGTGCTGACCTACATCGCGCcctggcagatcacctggggcTCGGCTTTCCACGCCTTTGCCCAGCCCTTTGCCGTGCCAC ACTCGGCCATGCTGTTCGTCCAGGCCCTGCTCTCGGGGCTCTTCTCCACACCTCTCAACCCGCTGCTGGGCAGCGCGGTCTTCATCATGTCCTATGCTCGGCCCCTCAAGTTCTGGGAGCGTGACTACAA CACTAAACGTGTGGATCATTCCAACACCCGCCTGGTCACACAGCTGGACCGGAACCCTG GCGCTGATGACAACAACCTCAACTCCATCTTCTATGAGCACCTGGCGCGTTCGCTGCAGCATACCCTGTGTGGGGACCTGGCGCTGGGCCGCTGGGGCAACTACGGCCCTGGCGACTGCTTCGTCCTGGCCTCCGACTACCTCAACGCTCTGGTGCACCTCATCGAGGTTGGCAATGGCCTCGTCACCTTCCAGCTGCGTGGCCTTGAGTTCCGGG GCACTTACTGCCAGCAGCGCGAGGTGGAGGCCATCACCGAGGGTGTGGAGGAGGACGAGGGCTGTTGCTGCTGCGAACCCGGCCACCTGCCACGGGTCCTGTCCTTCAATGCCGCCTTCGGGCAGCGCTGGCTGGCCTGGGAGGTGACAGCCAGCAAGTACGTGCTGGAGGGCTATAGCATCAGTGACAATAACGCTGCCTCCATGCTGCAGGTCTTCGACCTCCGCAAGATCCTCATCACCTACTACGTCAAG AGCATCATCTACTACGTGAGCCGCTCACCAAAGCTGGAGGCGTGGCTCAGCCACGAGGGCATCGCGGCAGCCCTGAGGCCTGTGCGGGCGCCCGGCTATGCTGACTCGGATCCCACCTTCTCTCTGAGTGTGGATGAGGACTATGACCTCCGCCTGTCTGGCCTCTCGCTGCCCTCCTTCTGCGCAGTGCACCTCGAGTGGATCCAGTACTGTGCCTCCCGGCGCAGCCAG CCCGTGGACCAGGATTGGAACTCCCCGCTGGTCACGCTGTGTTTTGGCCTGTGTGTGCTGGGCCGCCGGGCCCTGGGGACAGCCTCTCACAGCATGTCTGCAAG CCTGGAGCCCTTCCTCTACGGCCTGCACGCCCTGTTCAAGGGGGATTTTCGCATCACCTCCCCACGCGACGAGTGGGTCTTTGCCGACATGGACCTGCTTCACCGCGTTGTGGCGCCTGGGGTTCGCATGGCCCTCAAGCTTCAccag GACCACTTCACGTCCCCAGATGAATATGAGGAGCCAGCAGCCCTCTACGATGCCATTGCGGCCAACGAGGAGCGGCTGGTCATCTCACATGAGGGTGACCCGGCATGGCGCAGCGCCATCCTCAGCAACACGCCCTCCCTGCTGGCGCTGCGCCACGTCCTGGATGACGCCTCTGATGAGTACAAGATCATCATGCTCAACCGGCGCCACCTCAGCTTCCGAGTCATCAAG GTGAACCGGGAGTGCGTGCGTGGCCTGTGGGCCGGCCAGCAGCAGGAGCTGGTGTTCCTGCGCAACCGCAATCCTGAGCGCGGCAGCATCCAGAATGCCAAGCAGGCGCTTCGCAACATGATCAACTCCTCCTGTGACCAGCCGCTGGGCTACCCCATCTACGTGTCGCCTCTCACCACCTCGCTGGCTGGCAGCCACCCCCAGCTACGGGCGCTGTGGGGTGGCCCCATCAGCCTGGGTGCCATTGCCCGCTGGCTCCTGCGCAGCTGGGAGAG gcttCACAAGGGCTGTGGTGCCGGCTGCAATAGTGGCGGGAACGTGGATGATTCAGACTGTAGCGGGGGCGGTGGCCTGACCTCCCTCAGCAATAACCCCCCCATGGCACACCCCACGCCTGAGAACACGGCAG GCAATGGTGACCaacccctcccaccaggccctggctGGGGGCCGCGGCCCTCCCTGAGTGGCTCTGGTGATGGGCGGCCCCCACCTCTGCTGCAGTGGCCTCCCCCTCGGCTCCCTGGACCACCCCCTGCATCGCCTACCCCCACAGAGGGTCCCCGGACCTCACGGCCCCCTGGCCCTGGTCTCCTCAGTTCTGAGGGCCCCAGTGGGAAGTGGAGCCTGGGGGGCCGGAAGGGGCTGGGAGGATCTGATGGGGAGCCAGCCTCAGGTAGCCCCAAAGGAGGTACCCCCAAATCTCAG gcgCCTCTagacctcagcctcagcctcagcctcagcccggATGTCAGCACTGAGGCCTCACCCCCCAGAGCTGCCCAGGACATTCCTTGCTTGGACAGCAGTGCCCCTGAGAGTGGCACACCTATGGGTGTGCCGGGCGACTGGCCTGCCCCTGTCGAGGAGCGTGAGAGCCCGGCTGCCCAGCCCCTGCTGGAACACCAGTACTGA